One Streptomyces coeruleorubidus DNA segment encodes these proteins:
- a CDS encoding lysylphosphatidylglycerol synthase transmembrane domain-containing protein: MTAVQLPELRPGRLPRRVPVRRLRQILCLLPLLLVTVVAVRHRSVLAEGFAHLGNAEWPWLLAAVGATCLTWVAAACTRQGAVVERLPRRRLLATQFAAGAANHLLPTGLGASAVNLRFMTVCGLPLARSSAALALYLLAESIGRVALLGALLVAFPDALRLGTLVPQTAFGPLLAGAGVVLVIAVAVLTLVRRVRSAVLSFLRTALGEARSVHTRPARALALWGGAFAFPALQASVLVLVGRAVGLDVPPAHMAVAYLAATVAVALVPTPGGIGSVEAALVVALVAAGGPAAVATAVVLAFRVITVWLPLLPGALTLGALVRLKVI, translated from the coding sequence GTGACAGCGGTACAACTCCCCGAACTCCGCCCGGGACGACTCCCCCGTCGCGTCCCGGTCCGCCGCCTGCGTCAGATCCTGTGTCTGCTTCCGCTCCTGCTGGTCACCGTGGTCGCGGTGCGGCACCGGTCGGTGCTGGCCGAGGGCTTCGCGCATCTGGGCAACGCCGAGTGGCCATGGCTGCTGGCCGCGGTGGGCGCGACCTGTCTGACCTGGGTCGCCGCCGCCTGCACCCGGCAGGGGGCGGTCGTCGAGCGGCTGCCCCGACGGCGGCTGCTCGCCACGCAGTTCGCGGCGGGCGCGGCCAACCACCTGCTGCCTACGGGGCTGGGCGCGAGCGCGGTCAACCTGCGGTTCATGACGGTGTGCGGGCTGCCGCTCGCCCGCTCCTCGGCCGCCCTCGCGCTGTATCTGCTGGCGGAGAGCATCGGCCGGGTGGCCCTGTTGGGTGCCCTGCTCGTCGCGTTCCCCGACGCGCTGCGGCTCGGCACGCTGGTTCCTCAGACGGCGTTCGGCCCGCTGCTCGCCGGTGCCGGTGTGGTGCTCGTCATCGCGGTGGCCGTACTGACCCTGGTCCGGCGGGTGCGCTCGGCCGTGCTGTCCTTCCTGCGGACGGCGCTCGGCGAGGCGCGCTCGGTGCACACCCGCCCGGCCCGGGCCCTGGCCCTGTGGGGCGGGGCCTTCGCCTTCCCCGCGTTGCAGGCGTCCGTACTGGTGCTGGTGGGCCGGGCGGTGGGGCTGGACGTGCCGCCCGCGCACATGGCGGTGGCCTACCTGGCGGCGACGGTCGCCGTCGCGCTGGTGCCCACCCCGGGCGGGATCGGCTCGGTGGAGGCGGCGCTGGTCGTGGCACTGGTGGCGGCGGGCGGCCCGGCCGCGGTGGCCACGGCCGTGGTGCTGGCCTTCCGGGTCATCACGGTCTGGCTGCCGCTGCTGCCCGGCGCGCTGACGCTGGGCGCGCTGGTACGGCTGAAGGTGATCTGA
- a CDS encoding ABC transporter ATP-binding protein has translation METTAWTQLHSVMNAQEERRPFALATLRRIGAFARPHRRRIALFVLLGVGTALLAVATPVLAGSVVDAIVSGGTEDTVVRLSLLIALIAVAEAALGILGRRLSATLGEHLILDLRTAVFDHVQRMPVAFFTRTRTGALVSRLNNDVIGAQRAFSNTLSGVVSNLVTLLLTLAVMLTLSWQITLLALVLLPVFVIPARRMGRRMARMQREAATLNAAMGTRMTERFSAPGATLVKLFGRPEEESAEFAERARRVADIGVRTATAQAAFITALTLVSALALALVYGLGGALALRGTLEPGAVVSLALLLTRLYAPLTALAGARVEVMSALVSFERVFEVLDLKPLIEEKPDARRVPDGPVAVEFDDVRFGYPAADKVSLASLEEVATLDKRGGDEVLHGISFRAEPGQTVALVGSSGAGKSTVAGLLPRLYDVDGGAVRVGGVDVRDLSARSLRETLGMVTQDGHLFHDTVRANLLLARPTATESDLWDALRRARLDDLVRSLPDGLDTVVGERGYRLSGGERQRMTIARLLLARQRVVILDEATAHLDNTSEAAVQEALAEALEGRTAVVIAHRLSTVRTADQILVVEAGRIVERGTHEELLAAGERYAELYRSQFGGTESAVVDGAAA, from the coding sequence ATGGAGACCACAGCGTGGACACAACTGCACAGCGTCATGAACGCCCAGGAGGAACGCCGCCCCTTCGCCCTCGCCACCCTGCGCCGCATCGGCGCGTTCGCCCGCCCGCACCGGCGTCGCATCGCCCTGTTCGTCCTGCTCGGCGTGGGAACCGCCCTGCTCGCCGTGGCGACCCCCGTCCTGGCCGGGAGCGTCGTCGACGCGATCGTCTCGGGCGGCACCGAGGACACCGTCGTACGCCTGTCCCTGCTCATCGCGCTGATCGCGGTGGCGGAGGCGGCACTCGGCATCCTCGGCCGCAGGCTCTCGGCGACCCTCGGCGAGCACCTCATCCTCGATCTGCGGACCGCCGTCTTCGACCATGTACAGCGCATGCCGGTGGCGTTCTTCACACGCACTCGTACGGGCGCCCTCGTCTCCCGGCTCAACAACGACGTCATCGGCGCCCAGCGCGCGTTCAGCAACACCCTGTCCGGAGTGGTCAGCAACCTCGTCACGCTGCTGCTCACGCTCGCCGTGATGCTCACGCTGTCCTGGCAGATCACCCTGCTCGCGTTGGTGCTGCTGCCGGTGTTCGTGATCCCGGCCCGGCGCATGGGCCGCCGTATGGCGCGCATGCAGCGGGAGGCCGCGACGCTGAACGCGGCCATGGGCACCCGCATGACCGAGCGCTTCTCCGCACCCGGCGCCACCCTGGTCAAGCTCTTCGGGCGTCCAGAGGAGGAGTCGGCGGAGTTCGCCGAACGCGCCCGCCGGGTCGCGGACATCGGCGTCCGGACGGCGACCGCCCAGGCCGCGTTCATCACCGCCCTCACCCTGGTCTCCGCCCTCGCCCTGGCCCTGGTCTACGGCCTCGGCGGCGCCCTCGCCCTGCGCGGCACGCTGGAGCCCGGCGCGGTCGTGTCGCTGGCGCTGCTCCTGACCCGGCTGTACGCGCCGCTGACCGCGCTCGCCGGGGCACGGGTCGAGGTGATGAGCGCCCTGGTCAGCTTCGAGCGGGTCTTCGAGGTGCTCGACCTGAAGCCGCTCATCGAGGAGAAGCCGGACGCGCGCAGGGTGCCCGACGGGCCCGTCGCGGTCGAGTTCGACGACGTCCGCTTCGGCTACCCCGCCGCCGACAAGGTCTCCCTGGCCTCCCTGGAGGAGGTCGCCACGCTCGACAAGCGGGGCGGTGACGAGGTCCTGCACGGCATCTCCTTCCGCGCCGAACCGGGCCAGACCGTGGCGCTCGTCGGCTCCTCCGGCGCGGGCAAGTCGACCGTCGCGGGGCTGCTGCCGCGCCTGTACGACGTCGACGGGGGCGCCGTACGCGTCGGCGGCGTCGACGTCCGCGACCTGAGCGCGCGGTCCCTGCGGGAGACCCTCGGCATGGTCACCCAGGACGGGCACCTCTTCCACGACACCGTCCGCGCCAACCTCCTCCTGGCCCGCCCCACGGCCACGGAGAGCGACCTGTGGGACGCCCTGCGCCGGGCCCGCCTCGACGACCTCGTACGGTCCCTGCCCGACGGCCTCGACACGGTGGTCGGCGAACGCGGCTACCGCCTGTCCGGCGGGGAACGCCAGCGCATGACCATCGCCCGGCTGCTGCTGGCCCGGCAGCGCGTCGTCATCCTCGACGAGGCCACCGCCCACCTCGACAACACCTCCGAGGCCGCCGTCCAGGAGGCACTCGCCGAAGCCCTCGAAGGCAGGACGGCGGTCGTCATCGCCCACCGGCTCTCCACGGTCCGGACGGCCGACCAGATCCTGGTCGTCGAAGCCGGCCGGATCGTGGAACGCGGCACGCACGAGGAACTCCTGGCGGCGGGGGAGCGGTACGCGGAGCTGTACCGGAGCCAGTTCGGCGGGACGGAGAGCGCGGTCGTGGACGGGGCGGCCGCGTAA
- a CDS encoding Bug family tripartite tricarboxylate transporter substrate binding protein, whose protein sequence is MRGPARALLGALSALTLLAAGACGGWPGDGPARDLRLMVPNTPGGGYDTTARTAARVMEEAGIATDVQVFNLPGAGGTVGLQRLADERGNGDLALQMGLGVVGAAHAAGSRVTVTETTPIARLVEEAGAIVVRQDSPYRTIGALVAAWRKDPGSLGVGGGSSVGGPDHLLPMRLAQTVGIDPRKVAYVPYDGGGGELLPALLDGRVDVATSGFGEFLDQIRAGRLRVLAVTGERPVGVLPGVPTLQSSGIDLVFDNWRGIVAPPGISDTDRRRWVEALTELHDSRQWRAELRRHGWRDVFATGRAFESYLARQDEQVAALVRRLGPQ, encoded by the coding sequence ATGAGAGGCCCCGCACGCGCCTTACTCGGTGCCTTGTCCGCCCTGACCCTGCTGGCGGCCGGCGCGTGCGGTGGGTGGCCCGGCGACGGGCCGGCGCGGGACCTGCGGCTCATGGTGCCCAACACCCCTGGCGGCGGCTACGACACCACGGCCCGTACCGCGGCCCGGGTGATGGAGGAGGCCGGGATCGCCACGGACGTGCAGGTGTTCAATCTGCCCGGCGCCGGGGGCACGGTGGGCCTGCAGCGCCTCGCCGACGAGAGGGGCAACGGCGATCTCGCCCTCCAGATGGGCCTCGGAGTCGTGGGCGCCGCGCACGCGGCGGGGTCGAGGGTGACCGTCACCGAGACCACCCCGATCGCACGCCTCGTCGAAGAGGCCGGCGCGATCGTCGTCCGGCAGGACTCGCCGTACCGGACGATCGGCGCGCTGGTGGCCGCCTGGCGCAAGGATCCCGGAAGCCTCGGGGTGGGTGGCGGTTCCTCCGTCGGCGGTCCCGACCATCTGCTGCCGATGCGGCTGGCGCAGACGGTCGGCATCGACCCGAGGAAGGTCGCGTACGTGCCGTACGACGGTGGGGGCGGTGAGCTGCTGCCCGCGCTGCTCGACGGCAGGGTCGACGTCGCCACGAGCGGGTTCGGCGAGTTCCTCGACCAGATCCGCGCCGGGCGGCTGCGGGTCCTGGCCGTCACCGGCGAGCGGCCGGTCGGTGTCCTGCCGGGTGTCCCGACCCTGCAGTCCTCGGGGATCGACCTGGTCTTCGACAACTGGCGGGGCATCGTGGCCCCGCCCGGCATCAGCGACACCGACCGGCGGCGCTGGGTCGAGGCGCTGACCGAGCTGCACGACTCCCGCCAGTGGCGGGCCGAGCTGCGCCGGCACGGCTGGAGAGACGTGTTCGCCACCGGCCGTGCCTTCGAGTCGTACCTGGCCCGGCAGGACGAGCAGGTCGCCGCTCTCGTCCGCCGGCTCGGACCGCAGTGA
- a CDS encoding sensor histidine kinase gives MVATFRRHSLAGEMLVLQLAIVVVVLLAVAAVSLAQSQATFNRVEGRRVSALAEQLAANPLVRSQLVRPVPGETLAPLVHATQAHSGVTSVTVADASGRIVSSTNPTVVGEWLPLGQGSHRARGWAGQLTLDGNRELAAQVPVLGATEENLGRILGTVMIGEADPTVWQRLSGASSYLLAYLGIASGLGVAGSWLLARRVKRQTLGLEPGEIAGLAEHREAMLYGIAEGVIALDPQHRLTLVNDMGRRLLDLPEDCVGQSLDGLGIDGRLRDVLAGTTAADKRDEVVVRHGRVLVMNRMTVTKDGRLLGSVTTLRDRTELARLEREIGSFRSSSELLRAQAHEFANQLHTISGLIQIGEQDEVVRYIRALNQHRQSLDVTLSRRVRDTAVAALLMAKASLAAERKVSLRISDDTALERLAAQDAADVATVVGNLVDNAVDAAAPDGERWVEVALRQDASSVEIVVRDSGPGVAPELAREVFSHGFTTKAAREGERGIGLALTKLVCERHGGEISVANTPDGAVFTARMTVSHLAEAVAEGAAP, from the coding sequence GTGGTCGCCACCTTTCGTCGCCATTCGCTCGCGGGCGAGATGCTGGTGCTCCAGCTCGCCATCGTCGTGGTGGTGCTGCTGGCGGTCGCCGCGGTCTCGCTCGCCCAGTCGCAGGCCACCTTCAACCGCGTCGAGGGACGCCGGGTGAGCGCGCTGGCCGAACAGCTGGCCGCCAACCCCCTGGTGCGCAGCCAGCTGGTGCGTCCCGTGCCCGGGGAGACGCTCGCCCCGCTGGTGCACGCCACGCAGGCGCACTCCGGAGTGACCTCGGTGACGGTGGCCGACGCCTCCGGCCGTATCGTCAGCTCCACGAATCCCACGGTGGTCGGCGAGTGGCTGCCCCTGGGGCAGGGCAGCCACCGGGCGCGGGGCTGGGCGGGGCAGCTGACGCTGGACGGCAACCGCGAGCTGGCCGCCCAGGTCCCCGTCCTCGGGGCGACCGAGGAGAACCTCGGCCGGATCCTCGGCACGGTGATGATCGGCGAAGCCGATCCGACCGTCTGGCAGCGGCTCAGCGGCGCCTCCTCGTACCTGCTCGCCTATCTGGGCATCGCCAGCGGGCTCGGCGTGGCCGGCTCCTGGCTGCTCGCGCGGCGCGTGAAGCGGCAGACCCTCGGGCTGGAGCCGGGCGAGATCGCGGGACTCGCCGAGCACCGGGAGGCGATGCTGTACGGCATCGCCGAGGGCGTGATCGCCCTGGACCCGCAGCACCGGCTCACCCTCGTCAACGACATGGGCCGCCGCCTGCTCGACCTGCCCGAGGACTGCGTCGGCCAGAGCCTGGACGGCCTGGGCATCGACGGACGGCTGCGCGACGTGCTGGCCGGGACCACCGCCGCCGACAAGCGGGACGAGGTCGTCGTCCGCCACGGCCGGGTCCTGGTGATGAACCGGATGACCGTCACCAAGGACGGCCGGCTCCTCGGCTCGGTCACCACCCTGCGCGATCGCACCGAACTGGCCCGGCTGGAGCGGGAGATCGGCTCCTTCCGCAGCTCCTCGGAGCTGCTGCGGGCGCAGGCGCACGAGTTCGCCAACCAGCTGCACACCATCTCCGGGCTGATCCAGATCGGCGAGCAGGACGAAGTCGTGCGCTACATCCGCGCGTTGAACCAGCACCGCCAGTCCCTGGACGTCACCCTCAGCCGCCGCGTCCGGGACACGGCGGTGGCCGCGCTGCTGATGGCGAAGGCGTCCCTGGCGGCCGAACGGAAGGTCAGCCTGCGCATCTCGGACGACACCGCGCTGGAGCGGCTGGCCGCGCAGGACGCCGCCGACGTGGCGACCGTGGTGGGCAACCTCGTGGACAACGCCGTCGACGCCGCGGCGCCCGACGGGGAACGGTGGGTCGAGGTGGCGTTGCGGCAGGACGCCTCCAGCGTGGAGATCGTGGTCCGCGACTCGGGGCCGGGCGTGGCTCCCGAACTGGCCCGCGAGGTGTTCTCCCACGGCTTCACCACCAAGGCCGCGCGGGAGGGCGAGCGCGGCATCGGACTGGCCCTGACCAAGCTGGTCTGTGAACGGCACGGGGGAGAGATCTCGGTGGCCAACACCCCCGACGGGGCCGTGTTCACCGCACGCATGACCGTCAGCCACCTCGCCGAAGCGGTGGCGGAAGGAGCGGCCCCATGA
- a CDS encoding response regulator, whose amino-acid sequence MTGARDMTGTHDKAGTIDVLVVDDDFMVARVHRAFVERVEPFRVVGVAHTGGQAIEAVDELRPDLVLLDLYLPDLFGLDVIPRLRTAGHDCDVMVISAAQEADAVRGAVRQGVVDYLLKPFDFEDLRSRLERYAAQRGRLLTAVVRGQADIDRVLAGAGVPAPAPALPKGMSVETAELVERALREADGTLSASECAALTGVSRVSARRYLEYFHGTGSAEVSLRYGVAGRPERRYAWRA is encoded by the coding sequence ATGACCGGAGCGCGCGACATGACCGGAACGCACGACAAGGCGGGCACGATCGACGTCCTCGTGGTCGACGACGACTTCATGGTGGCCCGGGTCCACCGCGCGTTCGTCGAACGCGTCGAGCCGTTCCGGGTCGTCGGCGTCGCCCACACCGGCGGACAGGCGATCGAAGCCGTGGACGAACTGCGCCCCGACCTCGTCCTGCTCGACCTGTATCTCCCCGACCTCTTCGGCCTCGACGTCATCCCGCGGCTGCGCACCGCAGGCCACGACTGCGACGTCATGGTCATCAGCGCCGCGCAGGAGGCCGACGCGGTCCGCGGCGCCGTCCGGCAGGGGGTCGTCGACTACCTCCTGAAACCCTTCGACTTCGAGGACCTGCGCTCCCGGCTGGAGCGCTACGCCGCCCAGCGGGGCCGGCTGCTCACCGCGGTGGTGCGGGGCCAGGCCGACATCGACCGGGTCCTGGCCGGAGCGGGCGTCCCCGCACCGGCCCCCGCGCTGCCCAAGGGCATGAGCGTGGAGACCGCCGAACTCGTCGAGCGGGCCCTGCGCGAGGCGGACGGCACCCTGTCCGCGTCCGAGTGCGCCGCGCTGACCGGCGTGTCCCGGGTGAGCGCCCGCCGTTACCTGGAGTACTTCCACGGCACCGGCAGCGCGGAGGTGTCCCTGCGCTACGGCGTCGCCGGCCGGCCCGAACGACGGTACGCCTGGCGGGCGTGA
- a CDS encoding methionyl-tRNA formyltransferase has protein sequence MRVVMFGYQTWGHRTLQALLDSEHDVVLVVTHPKSEHAYEKIWSDSVADLAEEHGVPVVIRNRPDDDELFERLKEADPDIIVANNWRTWIPPRIFDLPRHGTLNVHDSLLPKYAGFSPLIWALINGEPEVGVTAHMMNDELDAGDIVRQEAVAVGPADTATDLFHKTVDLIAPVTIGALDLIASGQTEFTKQDRSRASFFHKRSIEDSRIDWTWPAEDLERLVRAQSEPYPSAFTFHKGKRLEVLAAVVSEGRYGGTPGRIFYREGEGVVIVAGADARTGRNHGLAITRVRTEDGRELPATEYFTAMGGYLTDQP, from the coding sequence ATGCGGGTCGTCATGTTCGGTTACCAGACCTGGGGGCACCGCACCCTCCAAGCCCTCCTGGACTCCGAGCACGACGTGGTCCTGGTCGTGACGCACCCCAAGAGCGAGCACGCGTACGAGAAGATCTGGAGCGACTCGGTCGCCGACCTCGCCGAGGAGCACGGCGTACCGGTCGTGATCCGCAACCGCCCTGACGATGACGAGCTGTTCGAGCGCCTCAAGGAAGCCGACCCGGACATCATCGTGGCCAACAACTGGCGTACGTGGATTCCGCCGCGCATCTTCGACCTGCCGCGCCACGGCACACTGAACGTGCACGACTCGCTGCTGCCGAAGTACGCCGGCTTCTCCCCGCTGATCTGGGCGCTGATCAACGGCGAGCCCGAAGTCGGCGTCACCGCGCACATGATGAACGACGAACTCGACGCCGGCGACATCGTGCGGCAGGAGGCGGTGGCGGTCGGGCCGGCGGACACGGCGACCGACCTGTTCCACAAGACCGTCGACCTCATCGCCCCGGTCACCATCGGCGCGCTCGACCTCATCGCCTCCGGACAGACGGAGTTCACCAAGCAGGACCGCTCCCGGGCCAGCTTCTTCCACAAGCGGTCCATCGAGGACAGCCGCATCGACTGGACCTGGCCGGCCGAGGACCTGGAGCGCCTGGTCCGCGCCCAGTCCGAGCCGTACCCCAGCGCGTTCACCTTCCACAAGGGCAAGCGACTGGAGGTCCTCGCCGCCGTCGTCTCCGAGGGCCGGTACGGCGGCACGCCCGGACGCATCTTCTACCGCGAGGGCGAGGGCGTGGTGATCGTCGCCGGCGCCGACGCCCGTACCGGCCGCAACCACGGCCTGGCCATCACGCGCGTACGGACCGAGGACGGCCGGGAGCTGCCCGCGACCGAGTACTTCACCGCCATGGGCGGCTACCTGACCGACCAGCCCTGA
- a CDS encoding lysine N(6)-hydroxylase/L-ornithine N(5)-oxygenase family protein — MAQARPGDAPLIHDLIGIGFGPSNVAMAIALSEHNARAGGEEAVSAHFFEQQPRFGWHRGMLIDDATMQVSFLKDLVTLRNPASEYSFLCYLKSQGRLIDFINHKNLFPLRVEFHDYFEWAAGQVDDMVSYGHEVVGVMPVVRDGVVEYLDVTVRSGEGLEVHRARNLVLGTGLRPLMPKGVERSDRVWHNSELLGRVDALEGTSPARFVVVGAGQSAAENVAYLHRRFPEAEVCAVFSRYGYSPADDSAFANRIFDPEAVDEFFAAPKDVKRRLMDYHGNTNYSVVDIDLIDDLYRQMYQEKVLGTERLRFLNVSRLTGVTETPDRVRATVTSLVTGEETLLDADVVVFATGYSPADPVGLLGEVADRCLRDDEGRVRVERDYRIATESDLHCGIYLQGGTEHTHGITSSLLSNTAIRVGEILDSLLDRGRKSASDEARTVSDGTGSPAR, encoded by the coding sequence ATGGCACAGGCTCGTCCTGGCGACGCCCCTTTGATCCACGACCTCATAGGCATCGGCTTCGGGCCGTCCAACGTGGCCATGGCGATCGCGCTCAGCGAGCACAACGCACGCGCCGGTGGGGAGGAAGCGGTCTCCGCTCACTTCTTCGAGCAGCAGCCGCGCTTCGGCTGGCACCGAGGCATGCTCATCGACGACGCGACCATGCAGGTGTCCTTCCTCAAGGACCTGGTGACGCTGCGGAACCCCGCCAGCGAGTACAGCTTCCTGTGCTACCTCAAGAGCCAGGGACGGCTGATCGACTTCATCAACCACAAGAACCTCTTCCCGCTGCGGGTGGAGTTCCACGACTACTTCGAGTGGGCCGCCGGCCAGGTCGACGACATGGTCTCCTACGGCCACGAGGTCGTCGGCGTCATGCCCGTCGTGCGCGACGGCGTCGTGGAGTACCTGGACGTGACGGTCCGTTCGGGGGAGGGCCTCGAGGTCCACCGGGCCCGCAACCTCGTCCTCGGCACCGGCCTGCGCCCCCTGATGCCGAAGGGCGTGGAGCGCAGCGACCGCGTCTGGCACAACTCCGAACTGCTGGGCCGAGTCGACGCGTTGGAGGGCACCTCGCCCGCCCGGTTCGTCGTCGTGGGGGCCGGGCAGAGCGCCGCCGAGAACGTCGCCTACCTGCACCGCCGTTTCCCCGAGGCCGAGGTCTGCGCGGTCTTCTCGCGCTACGGCTACAGCCCCGCCGACGACAGCGCCTTCGCCAACCGGATCTTCGACCCCGAGGCCGTCGACGAGTTCTTCGCCGCGCCCAAGGACGTCAAACGCCGGCTGATGGACTACCACGGCAACACCAACTACTCCGTGGTGGACATCGACCTGATCGACGACCTGTACCGGCAGATGTACCAGGAGAAGGTTCTCGGCACCGAGCGCCTGCGCTTCCTCAACGTCTCCCGGCTCACCGGTGTCACGGAGACACCGGACAGGGTCAGGGCCACCGTCACGTCCCTCGTCACCGGCGAGGAGACCCTCCTGGACGCCGATGTCGTGGTGTTCGCCACCGGCTACAGCCCCGCCGACCCCGTCGGTCTGCTCGGCGAGGTGGCCGACCGCTGTCTCCGCGACGACGAGGGCCGCGTCCGCGTCGAGCGCGACTACCGCATCGCGACGGAGTCCGACCTGCACTGCGGCATCTACCTTCAGGGCGGCACCGAGCACACGCACGGCATCACCTCGTCCCTGCTGTCCAACACCGCCATCAGGGTCGGCGAGATCCTGGACTCGCTGCTCGACCGGGGCCGCAAGTCCGCTTCCGACGAGGCCCGGACGGTCTCCGACGGAACCGGCAGCCCCGCCCGTTAG
- a CDS encoding FecCD family ABC transporter permease yields MGTIAVERPASKVTTQARRRRVVGLAALVLILVAAGAVSLAVGARALSPGEVWHGLFAAPESDQRLTEIRLIVETVRVPRTVLAIVAGVALGVGGALIQGYTRNPIADTGLLGVNSGASFAVVTVIAVFGLSDPFQYLWFAFLGAAVAGVVVFGLASIGRGAGNPLTLALAGQGVTVFLAAMTTAIALSDQKSLNALRFWNAGSVAGVGFGVIWPVTGFIAAGLVLALITLPALNLLNLGDDVARGLGVNIALSRTIGITAITLLAGAATAACGPIAFLGLMVAHVARYLTGPDYRWLVPYAGLLGAIVLLVCDIVGRLVVRPSELDAGVVVALLGAPFFAALVWRGKFKNA; encoded by the coding sequence ATGGGCACGATCGCAGTGGAGCGCCCCGCGTCCAAGGTCACAACTCAGGCCCGTCGGCGGCGAGTTGTGGGCCTGGCCGCGCTGGTGCTGATCCTTGTGGCAGCGGGGGCGGTGTCGTTGGCCGTCGGGGCGCGCGCGTTGAGCCCCGGCGAGGTGTGGCACGGGCTGTTCGCGGCACCGGAGTCCGACCAGCGGCTCACCGAGATCAGGCTCATCGTGGAGACCGTGCGGGTGCCCCGGACGGTGCTCGCGATCGTGGCGGGTGTCGCCCTCGGGGTCGGCGGGGCGCTGATCCAGGGGTACACGCGCAACCCGATCGCCGACACCGGCCTGCTGGGCGTGAACTCCGGCGCCTCGTTCGCCGTGGTGACGGTGATCGCCGTGTTCGGGCTCTCCGACCCGTTCCAGTACCTCTGGTTCGCCTTCCTGGGGGCGGCGGTCGCCGGTGTCGTGGTGTTCGGTCTTGCGAGCATCGGCCGGGGCGCCGGGAACCCGTTGACGCTGGCCTTGGCCGGGCAGGGAGTCACGGTGTTCCTCGCGGCGATGACGACGGCGATCGCGCTGTCGGACCAGAAGTCGCTGAACGCGCTGCGGTTCTGGAACGCGGGCTCGGTGGCCGGAGTGGGATTCGGCGTCATCTGGCCGGTGACCGGGTTCATCGCGGCCGGACTCGTGCTGGCACTGATCACGCTGCCGGCCCTCAACCTGCTCAACCTGGGTGACGACGTGGCGCGCGGGCTCGGGGTGAACATCGCACTGAGCCGGACCATCGGCATCACCGCCATCACACTGCTGGCGGGCGCCGCGACGGCCGCGTGCGGGCCCATCGCGTTCCTCGGGCTCATGGTGGCCCACGTGGCCCGGTACCTGACCGGGCCCGACTACCGCTGGCTGGTGCCGTACGCGGGTCTGCTCGGCGCCATCGTCCTGTTGGTCTGCGACATCGTGGGCCGCCTGGTGGTGCGGCCGAGCGAACTCGACGCGGGTGTCGTCGTCGCTCTGCTGGGCGCCCCGTTCTTCGCGGCTCTGGTGTGGCGCGGAAAGTTCAAGAACGCATGA
- a CDS encoding FecCD family ABC transporter permease, which yields MNRTGVKPDVKPSVAPGVRLGRVSFVWRPWIVCVSLLLGAATFLVFCLSIGVGDFPIGLPQVIATIFGRGEQVDEFVIMDLRMPRALAGVVVGIGLGVSGALTQSIARNPLASPDVLGITNGASAVAVFLVTVSGGTAAAIVSSVGLSAAALMGGLGTGLLVYFLAWRRGIDGLRLILIGISVSAVMEALTTWLLVSADIRDVAQAQAWLVGSLDDRSWDEVQVAVWGTLVLLVVVAGAAFQFKPMHLGDDVAAGLGVRYSAVRAVLLLCAVLLAGVAVSAAGPVPFVALVAPQVAMRLARCPTPPMVASALVGALLLTGSDLVARTALPVGLPVGVVTAAIGGPFLVYLLVRANRR from the coding sequence ATGAACAGGACAGGCGTGAAGCCGGACGTAAAGCCGTCGGTGGCGCCGGGCGTGCGGCTCGGCCGGGTGTCGTTCGTGTGGCGGCCGTGGATCGTGTGCGTCTCGCTGCTGCTCGGGGCGGCGACGTTCCTGGTGTTCTGCCTGTCCATCGGCGTCGGGGACTTCCCCATCGGGCTGCCCCAGGTGATCGCCACGATCTTCGGCCGGGGTGAGCAGGTCGACGAGTTCGTGATCATGGATCTGCGGATGCCGCGCGCCCTTGCCGGGGTCGTCGTGGGCATCGGGCTCGGGGTGTCCGGGGCGCTCACGCAGTCCATCGCCCGCAATCCGCTGGCCAGTCCGGACGTCCTGGGCATCACGAACGGCGCCAGCGCGGTCGCGGTGTTCCTGGTGACGGTGTCGGGCGGGACGGCCGCGGCGATCGTCAGCTCCGTGGGCCTGTCTGCGGCGGCGCTCATGGGCGGTCTCGGCACGGGCCTGCTGGTGTACTTCCTCGCCTGGCGGCGCGGGATCGACGGCCTCCGGCTCATCCTCATCGGCATATCGGTGAGTGCCGTGATGGAGGCCCTCACGACCTGGCTGCTGGTCTCGGCCGACATCAGGGACGTGGCCCAGGCCCAGGCGTGGCTGGTCGGCTCGCTGGACGACCGGTCGTGGGACGAGGTCCAAGTGGCCGTCTGGGGCACGCTCGTCCTGCTGGTCGTCGTGGCGGGCGCCGCGTTCCAGTTCAAGCCGATGCACCTCGGTGACGACGTCGCCGCGGGCCTCGGCGTCCGGTACTCGGCCGTGCGGGCGGTCCTCCTGCTGTGCGCCGTGCTGCTGGCCGGCGTGGCGGTGAGCGCGGCGGGCCCGGTCCCGTTCGTGGCGCTGGTGGCCCCGCAGGTGGCGATGCGTCTGGCGCGGTGCCCGACGCCGCCCATGGTGGCCTCCGCGCTGGTCGGCGCGCTGCTGCTGACCGGCTCGGACCTGGTCGCCCGTACGGCACTGCCCGTCGGTCTCCCGGTCGGCGTGGTCACCGCGGCGATCGGCGGCCCCTTCCTCGTCTATCTGCTGGTACGGGCGAACCGCAGATAG